From Hemibagrus wyckioides isolate EC202008001 linkage group LG11, SWU_Hwy_1.0, whole genome shotgun sequence:
GCGTCTCcgttggagtgtgtggtgtgtgtgttgctctcgTTGAGACGGCGGACACGATACACCTCGTAGTGAATACTGCTGGTGATGTCCTTCAGATTCTGCATGTGTGTCCTGAGaaacagcatttatttatttatttatttatttatttatttatttatttatttacttacttatctgtttatttgtttgtttgtgtttattcagtgtcagtattcGTTACTCACCTGATGAGCAAATCCCGCAGATATGCAAACTCACAGTGCGCTACGTTCtccactgtaacacaacacacacacacacacacacacacactgtacatctaCAGCTCACTCATTCAGATATATTTAAGTTTCAACACAATTAATTACCCCCCCCCCAtcggtctctctctccttctctctatctctttctttcccctgtatttctctctgtctctccctctctccttccttctctctctctctctctctctctcccccactctctcccctatctgcccctctctgtctctctctctcccccatctttctctctctgtatctctgtctctctctctttcccatctttctctctctgcctctccctccctgtctctgtctctttctctctccctctgtctctctttctctcttacaagTATACAAAAGTTACAAgtataaatgcatttttctgactgtgtgtgtgtgtgtgcactgttttgtgtgtgtgtgtgtgtgcgtgcactgttgtgtgtgtgtgtgtgtgtttttaccttCTACTGTGCCCCATCGTGTTTTCCTACCCAGAAGTCTCTTCCCGTTCACCTGGTACTCCTGATCACTGCCAACCACTGCAAAGGGgatcatgtcctacacacacacacacacacacacacacacacagattcagtaGCTGATACAGTGGTATTTAACGTGACTCCATGTTGCCCCGTCCTGCCCCACAGAGCTTACCCTAATCTTCTCGTTGATTATTCTGTCCTCTGCGTCCTCATCAAACTCCGTCTGAGGGTAAACCTCAATCTCATTGGCTCGCAGATCCTccctgatctatacacacacacacacacacacattcagaggaAGTGGACGATAAacgacttcctgtttcaggatTTAACCGACAGGAAGCAACACCAGTGTGTTAAACTTTAAAGTGAAAAAACTGAAactttatgtggtgtgtgtgtgtgtgtgtgtgtgtgtgagcttcaCCTTCTTTTTAAAGAAGTCTCTCTCCTCCAGCGTTAGTGTGTCAGCTTTAGCGATCACAGGAACAATGTTCACCACTTTACTCAGGTGTCTCATGAACTCGATATCAATTGGCCGCAAActggaaccacacacacacatacacacatacacacacacacaaacacaccatttGATACTGATTTTATACCCAAAACGAGTCTGATTCTTCTGTTCTGCATCTGTCCCACCAGCACAGACTtaaagctccgcccacaaataGTTCCTGGTCCATAAAAAGTACCAACACTGAAGCAGGAACTAAAAAGGTTCCTAGAGCTGTGGTAGAAGCAACTCCTGTTTTCTGTATTAGAATCCATCCATAATGTAGACTCAGGCACTTCTGTGATCTCATTAGcctatagtgtgtatgtgtgtgtgtgtgtgtgtgtgtgtttgtaccagTGTCCAGTCGGTGGGATGAAGTAAATGCAGCAGTGCACACGTG
This genomic window contains:
- the septin9b gene encoding septin 9b isoform X2 encodes the protein MADKGADKGADKGAELGYVGIDAILEQMRRKAMKQGFELNIMVVGQSGLGKSTLINTLFKSKVSRRSVMPSDEERIPQTIEIKSISHDIEEKGVRMKLTVIDTPGFGDQINNENCWMPIMKFINEQYETFLQEEVNISRKKKIPDTRVHCCIYFIPPTGHCLRPIDIEFMRHLSKVVNIVPVIAKADTLTLEERDFFKKKIREDLRANEIEVYPQTEFDEDAEDRIINEKIRDMIPFAVVGSDQEYQVNGKRLLGRKTRWGTVEVENVAHCEFAYLRDLLIRTHMQNLKDITSSIHYEVYRVRRLNESNTHTTHSNGDASDALTHEM